The genomic DNA GCGGGACTTCTGGTAGGCGAGGTGGGCGTGCTCGACCTGCAGCGTGCCCTCGCGCGTGGAGGCGCGGCGCCCGAAGATCTCCAGGATCAGGCCGGTGCGGTCGATGACCTTGGCGCCCCAGGCCTTCTCGAGGTTGCGCTGCTGCACCGGCGACAGGGCGCAGTCCATCACGACGAGGCCGATCTCGCGGGCGCGGATCAGGCCGGCGATCTCCTCGACCCGGCCCTTGCCGAGATAGGTGGAGGGCCGGATCCGCGGCAGGCTGACGGCGAGGCTCTCGACCACGTCGAGCTCGATCGCGGCGGCGAGCCCGGTCGCCTCGTCGAGGCGGGCCTCCACGGAGCGCGACGGCGCGGCCGGTCCGGGGCCGGCCCCCGCCGCGCCGCGGGCGAGGTAGGGGCCGATCACCAGGGTGTGGGTCGCCGCGGCGATCTCGCCCTCGGGGGCGGCCTGCGCCTGGAGGCGGGCTTCGCCGGACGTCAGCGTTTCGGTCATACGGCCTTCGGCGCCGCCGCCCCGGGCGACGGCTTCGTTGGAGAGGTCGGAGTGTCAGAATGGGGATGCGGGCGGGCCGGGCCAAGATGCCGGCCGCGAACGGGCACAGATATCCGTCGGCGGGCGGGGTATCCGCCCTCCCCCGCCGCGGCCGCGCCGGTCGCGCGGCGTCGCCCGCGCGGCGCATCGGGCCTCCGACCCGCCCGATCCCCGGCTTCCGGCCCGCTAGGCGCCGGGGCCGCCGGCCCTCACGCCTTCTCGGCGGTCTCGTCCGGCTCGAACAGCTGCACCGGGTGGCCCGGCATGATCGTGGAGATCGCGTGCTTGTAGACCAGCTGCGAGTGCCCGTCCCGGCGCAGCAGCACGCAGAAATTGTCGAACCACGTCACCACGCCCTGCAGCTTGACGCCGTTGACGAGGAAGATGGTCAGCGGAATCTTGTTCTTGCGGACATGGTTGAGAAAGGTGTCCTGAAGGTTCTGTGCGCGTTCGCCCGCCATCTTCTTGGCCTTCTTGTTGTCCCGGCTCGCTCGGTCCGGGAGGAGTATGCCGCGGGCCGGATCGTCCGATCATCCGGTCCAGGGCCGTGTATACCAACACCATGACGACGTGAAAGCGTGGGTGCAAGCAACCCCCGTTCCAGCCGATCCGTGACGGATCGGCCCCGCCCTCAACGCGCGCCCCGGCGCCGCGGCCTCACGGGCCGATGCCGAGGGACTTCAACTTGCGGTGCAGGGCCGAGCGCTCCATGCCGATGAACTCGGCGGTGCGCGAGATGTTGCCCGAGAACCGCGCGATCTGCGCCACGAGGTACTCGCGCTCGAAGATCTCGCGGGCCTCCCGGAGCGCGAGGCTCATCAGCTTCTCGCCGCCCGCGCCGCCCGGCGTCGTCGGCACCAGGGCGCCGATCTCGGAGGGCAGCATCTCCGAGGTGACCTCCTGCTCCGGGTCGGCCTGGGTCAGGATCATCAGCCGCTCGACGTTGTTCTTGAGCTGGCGCACGTTCCCCGGCCAGTTGTGCGACTGCAGCACCGCCATGGCGTCCTCGGCGATCCGGCGCTTGGGCAGGCCGGTCTGGGACGAGATGTTGTCCATGAAGAACTGGATCAGCTCGGGCACGTCCTCCCGGCGCTCCGACAGGGCCGGGACCCGGATCGGCACCACCGACAGGCGGTGGAACAGGTCCTCGCGGAAGCGGCCGGCGGCGATCTCCTCCTGAAGGTCCCGGGAGGACGAGGAGATGATGCGGACATCGACGTGGACCCGCGTCGTGCCGCCGACCCGCTGGAAGTTCTGGTCGACGAGGACGCGCAGGATCCGGTTCTGGGTCTCCCGCGGCATGTCGGCGACCTCGTCGAGGTAGAGGGTGCCGCCGTGGGCCTCCTCCAGGGCGCCGACCCGCCGGCCGCTCTCGCCCTCGACCCCGAACAGCTCGGCCTCCATGGTCTCGGGCAGGATCGCCGCCGCGTTGAGGAGCACGAACGGGCCGTTCGAGCGGGCCGAGGCCTTGTGCAGGCTGCGCGCCGCGAGCTCCTTGCCGGCGCCCAGCGCCCCGGTGATCATCACCCGGGCGTTCGTCGGCGCCACCCGGTCGAGGGTCTGGCGCAGCTGGTTGATGGCGAGCGACGTGCCGACGATGCGGTTGGTGGCGCCGGAGCGCGCCGTCAGGTCGCGGACCTCGCGCCGGAGCCGGGAGGCCTCCAGCGCCCGCTCGGCCACCAGGATCAGCCGGTCGGCCTTGAACGGCTTCTCGATGAAGTCGTAGGCGCCCGCCTTGATGGCCGAGACCGCGGTCTCGATGTTGCCGTGGCCCGAGATCATCACCACCGGCAGGTCGGGGTTCGCGGCCTTGATCAGGTCGAGCACCTGCAGGCCGTCGAGCCGGGAGCCCTGCAGCCAGATGTCGAGGAAGACGAGGTGCGGCCGGCGCGCCTCGATGGCGGCGAGCGCCTCGTCCGAGCCGCCGGCCGTGCGGCAGCGGTGGCCCTCGTCGTCCAGGATCCCGGCGACGAGGTCGCGGATGTCGGCCTCGTCGTCGACGATCAGGATATCGGCGCTCATGCGTGCATCTCCGCGATCCGGGGGGCCGTCGGCGCGGCGCCCTTCTCCTCTGTCGTGACGGGACTGGTCTCGGGGGCCGCCGCCGCCGGCTCGGGCCCGTGCTCGCGCGGGACCCGCATCCGGACCTGGCCGCCGCGGCCGGCGGGATTGTCGTTCAGCTCGATCCCGCCGCCGTGCTCCTCGAGCACCTTGCTGACGATAGCAAGCCCCAGCCCGGTTCCACCCTCGCGGGTGGTCATGTAGGGCTCGAGCAGGCGCTGGCGCCCCTCGGCCGGGAATCCCTTGCCGTTGTCGGTGACGGCGATCACCGCGAACCCGTCCTCGACGGCGAGGTTCAGGCTGATCTTGCCCTTGCCGAGCTCGGCCTCCGGCACCTCGGCCACCGCCTCGACGGCGTTCTTGAGGATGTTGGTGATCACCTGGCTGAGCAGCCGGATGTCGAAGGCCGCCACGATCTTCTCCGCACTGCCCGCGCCGCCCTGGGCCGAGAACGCGAAGTCGATGTCCGGGTGCGCGACCCGCATCATGAACAGGTTCTGCTTGGCGATCTCGGTGAGGTCGTTCGGCGCGATGGCGGGCTTCGGCATCCGCGCGAAGGCCGAGAACTCGTCGACCATGCGCTTGATCTCGTCCACCTGGCGCACGATCGTGGCGGTGCACTGGTCGAACACCTCCTTGTCGGCGGTGATGACCTTCCCGTACTTGCGGCGGATCCGCTCGGCGGAGAGCTGGATCGGGGTCAGCGGGTTCTTGATCTCGTGGGCGATGCGGCGCGCCACGTCGCCCCAGGCGGAGCTGCGCTGCGCCTGGACGAGGTCGGTGATGTCGTCGAGCGTCACCACCGAGCCGCGGGACGCCCCCTGCGCCTGCTCGCTCGTGACCCGCACCGTGATGGTGCGCTCGCCCCGGGACCGGGTGAGCTGGACCTGCTGCTGCTGCAGGCTGCGCGGGCGCGCCTCGCTCTCGGCCAGCACCGGCGCGAGCTCCGGCACCGCGCGGGCCAGCGGCTCGCCGACCAGGGCGTCGCTCGCGAGGTCGAGCATCCGCTCGGCGGCGGGGTTGGCGATGGTGACGAAGCCCGCCGCGTCGAGACCGATCACCCCGGGCGAGACCCCCGACAGCACGGCCTCGGTGAAGCGGCGGCGGGTGTCGATCAGGTCGCTCGCGGCGATCAGGCCGGCGTGCTGGCGGCGCAGCTCCTGGGTCATCTTGTTGAAGCTCTCGCCCAGGTGGGCGAGGTCGCCGCTGGTCTTCTTGGTCGGCACCTGGGCGTAGAAATTGCCCGACGCCACCTGGTCGGCGGCGTTGATCAGCCGCCGGATCGGCGCCACGAACCGGTTGGCGAAGTTCATGCCGAACCAGACGGCCGAGAGCAGCGCGATCAGCGCGATCAGCAGGAACACCGACGCGAAGGTGATCTGGATCGAGCGGCGCAGCGAATCGTAGGTGAGGTACTCGGCCGCCGCCGCCCGGGACACGCCGGGGAACTCGATGGCGAGCTGGCTCACCTCCCGCTGCACCATCAGCACGGCGTCGTCGTAGGCCGGCATGCGCAGCAGCGCGGCGAAGACCCGGCCCTCGGTGGGCAGGAGGCAGATCGGATCGGCGGAGTTCGCCGCGTCCTCGAAGGCCGCCGCCGAGGGCAGGCGGTTCGTCTTCAGGACGTCGATCTTGGCCCGGGCCACCACCTCGGTGGGGCCGCGCATGATCTGCGCCACCGGCAGGCCGAGATTGGTCGCCCGGGTGGTCAGGAAGGTCTGGAACCAGTCCCGGTTCACGTCGAAGTTCGGCCGGGCCCGGGTGAGGTCGTCGGCGAGGATGCGGATCTCGCGGGCGAGGCTCTGGCACTGGTTCTCCTGGTAGGCGTCGGCCACCTCCACGGATTTCAGCACCACGTCCCGGACCCGGTCGGTGAAGCCGAGCGACAGGCCCCGGTCGATCGTCACCGAGGCGACCACGGCGAGCAGGATCGTCGGCAGGATCGCGATCAGCGAGAACAGGCCGACGATGCGGGTGTGCAGGCGCGCCACCGCGGCGTTGGCCTTGCGGGCGTGCAGGAAGACCCGCGCCTCCCAGGCGATGATGACCGCGAGGCCGAGCACCAGGGCGGCGTTGATGGCCAGCAGCGTCACGCCGTAGGCCGGCGTCGGCGTCACCCGGATCACCCCGGCCAGGATCAGGAAGGTCGCGAGCGCCGAGACCAGGGCGGTGATCACCATGGCGGCGCCGATCCAGCCGGGACCGCGCGGGCCCGGCCGCAGCGATTCCGCCAGGGGCGTGCCGGACGGCTGGGACGCCTCGGGGCCCGCGGGCGTGCCCGCGTCCCGCTGATCCGCGTCCCGCTGATCCGCGGCCGGCTGGACAGCGTCCTGCTGGACCGCGTCCTGGCCCGCCCCGTCGGCACCCCTCTCGGGGACCGACGCGGGGCCTTCCTCTGTCCGTGAGCGTCTCAGGAACGGCATGACTGGTGCAGGGCCACAACAGTGTGGCGGAATTAATACGAATCCAGGCGTCCGGGCGGCGGATCGGCGGCGCGATCCGCCGCACGCGGCCGGCCTTGACCCCGCCCCGCCCCGCCCGTACCCCCGGTCGCGGAGGCGAACGGGGTCTGGTGGCCCTCCTGGTCTTCAAAACCAGCGGTACGCCAACAGCGTACGGTGGGTTCGATTCCCATCCGCTTCCGCCACGCTTCAGACAATCGAAACCGATGAACCAGTGTTCGCCGATATTCAGGCGACACGTGCGATTAAATTCGCGATACTGCTTCATCGGAACTGTGGGGGTGCCGGCTCGTTTCCCGCGATCGATCCCGCACGGGTGCCCGCGTGAAGAACCGATCCGCCGCCACCGTCCCGTTCCCGCCGGCCGCGGCCGGCCGCGCGCGCTGAGGCCGGCCATGCTGGACAGACTCGTCACGCTCCTCCCGCCCGGCGCCCGCGAGGCGCTGCGAACCCTCGCGGTGCGCCGGCCCGTGCGACTTCCCGCGGGACTTCCCCCGCGTCGGCCGGGCGCCGAGGCCACGATCCTGCCGGGGCTCGACGCGCGGCCCGCCCCGATGGCGCCGCTGCACCCGCCCGCCGCCATCAACGACAATCCCCTCCAGGCCCTCCACGACGCCGTCGAGCGGGACCTGCGCGCCAGCGGCCACCTGCGCTGAGCGCGGGCCGCGCGGCCGACCGTCAGCGCTTGGCCGGTGCGGGGCCTTCGGGAATCGTCCCGGG from Methylobacterium oryzae includes the following:
- the hfq gene encoding RNA chaperone Hfq, with translation MAGERAQNLQDTFLNHVRKNKIPLTIFLVNGVKLQGVVTWFDNFCVLLRRDGHSQLVYKHAISTIMPGHPVQLFEPDETAEKA
- a CDS encoding sigma-54-dependent transcriptional regulator; translation: MSADILIVDDEADIRDLVAGILDDEGHRCRTAGGSDEALAAIEARRPHLVFLDIWLQGSRLDGLQVLDLIKAANPDLPVVMISGHGNIETAVSAIKAGAYDFIEKPFKADRLILVAERALEASRLRREVRDLTARSGATNRIVGTSLAINQLRQTLDRVAPTNARVMITGALGAGKELAARSLHKASARSNGPFVLLNAAAILPETMEAELFGVEGESGRRVGALEEAHGGTLYLDEVADMPRETQNRILRVLVDQNFQRVGGTTRVHVDVRIISSSSRDLQEEIAAGRFREDLFHRLSVVPIRVPALSERREDVPELIQFFMDNISSQTGLPKRRIAEDAMAVLQSHNWPGNVRQLKNNVERLMILTQADPEQEVTSEMLPSEIGALVPTTPGGAGGEKLMSLALREAREIFEREYLVAQIARFSGNISRTAEFIGMERSALHRKLKSLGIGP
- a CDS encoding sensor histidine kinase NtrY-like is translated as MPFLRRSRTEEGPASVPERGADGAGQDAVQQDAVQPAADQRDADQRDAGTPAGPEASQPSGTPLAESLRPGPRGPGWIGAAMVITALVSALATFLILAGVIRVTPTPAYGVTLLAINAALVLGLAVIIAWEARVFLHARKANAAVARLHTRIVGLFSLIAILPTILLAVVASVTIDRGLSLGFTDRVRDVVLKSVEVADAYQENQCQSLAREIRILADDLTRARPNFDVNRDWFQTFLTTRATNLGLPVAQIMRGPTEVVARAKIDVLKTNRLPSAAAFEDAANSADPICLLPTEGRVFAALLRMPAYDDAVLMVQREVSQLAIEFPGVSRAAAAEYLTYDSLRRSIQITFASVFLLIALIALLSAVWFGMNFANRFVAPIRRLINAADQVASGNFYAQVPTKKTSGDLAHLGESFNKMTQELRRQHAGLIAASDLIDTRRRFTEAVLSGVSPGVIGLDAAGFVTIANPAAERMLDLASDALVGEPLARAVPELAPVLAESEARPRSLQQQQVQLTRSRGERTITVRVTSEQAQGASRGSVVTLDDITDLVQAQRSSAWGDVARRIAHEIKNPLTPIQLSAERIRRKYGKVITADKEVFDQCTATIVRQVDEIKRMVDEFSAFARMPKPAIAPNDLTEIAKQNLFMMRVAHPDIDFAFSAQGGAGSAEKIVAAFDIRLLSQVITNILKNAVEAVAEVPEAELGKGKISLNLAVEDGFAVIAVTDNGKGFPAEGRQRLLEPYMTTREGGTGLGLAIVSKVLEEHGGGIELNDNPAGRGGQVRMRVPREHGPEPAAAAPETSPVTTEEKGAAPTAPRIAEMHA